A part of Aegilops tauschii subsp. strangulata cultivar AL8/78 chromosome 2, Aet v6.0, whole genome shotgun sequence genomic DNA contains:
- the LOC123497015 gene encoding uncharacterized protein codes for MFRTFFENVRIKIACRDPTKIPFERLIEMKKKLFLLGFTVEGFEQTGGADSVIDIDEDEDGNEEDERAEEEQAEKDNGTQGEHVSEGSGGDLAIDELDKANFSTKHGSSNKYGAQKLVVTPMEYEHDADQENFIMECALTAVELDGTSSDGHKLKSGCVGNLTEQNQKTDGEGKEDEGVVTQKTPSPFVKNVTHVTPEQSAGSMEYCEDLLRLVDISDSENEESKEEELGVLPREAVQILQSETWKRSLLESLNQTKSDEAIHEKKPRWGPVLAQRPATRGHGNVNIMEKAAAYKRKKNLEIPQTFKGAKMAKYTMCFGPVGGNDQAMENPMFRGSGCASSPVLKAVGPPERGIA; via the exons ATGTTTAGAACTTTCTTTGAGAATGTCAGAATTAAAATAGCCTGCAGAGATCCAACCAAGATCCCTTTTGAGAGACTGATTGAGATGAAGAAAAAGTTATTCCTACTTGGCTTCACTGTTGAGGGTTTTGAACAAACAGGTGGTGCTGACTCTGTCATTGATATAGATGAGGATGAAGATGGTAATGAGGAGGATGAGAGAGCTGAAGAAGAACAAGCTGAAAAAGATAATGGAACTCAGGGAGAACATGTTTCTGAAGGGTCAGGTGGTGATCTGGCCATTGATGAACTTGACAAAGCAAATTTCTCAACTAAACATGGGTCCTCAAACAAATATGGTGCTCAAAAGTTGGTGGTTACACCTATGGAATATGAACATGATGCTGATCAGGAGAATTTCATCATGGAATGTGCTTTGACGGCTGTTGAGCTTGATGGTACATCTTCTGATGGACATAAACTTAAGTCTGGCTGTGTTGGTAACCTTACAGAACAAAACCAAAAAACTGATGGAGAGGGAAAGGAGGATGAAGGAGTGGTGACCCAAAAAACCCCTTCTCCATTTGTAAAGAATGTTACACATGTAACTCCTGAGCAAAGTGCTGGTAGTATGGAATACTGTGAGGATCTGTTAAGATTAGTGGATATTTCTGATTCTGAGAATGAGGAATCAAAAGAAGAAGAGCTGGGGGTTCTCCCTCGTGAGGCTGTACAAATCCTACAAAGTGAGACCTGGAAGAGGTCCCTGTTGGAATCACTTAACCAAACCAAAAGTGATGAGGCCATCCATGAGAAGAAACCAAGATGGGGACCTGTGCTAGCTCAAAGGCCTGCTACTAGAGGCCATGGCAATGTGAACATCATGGAGAAAGCTGCTGCATACAAGAGGAAGAAGAACTTGGAGATCCCACAAACTTTTAAAG GGGCGAAGATGGCGAAGTATACGATGTGTTTTGGACCTGTTGGGGGCAACGATCAGGCAATGGAAAATCCTATGTTCAGAGGCTCAGGGTGCGCTTCTTCTCCGGTGCTTAAGGCTGTTGGACCACCGGAGAGGGGAATTGCTTAG